In Haloarcula salinisoli, one genomic interval encodes:
- a CDS encoding NADH-quinone oxidoreductase subunit B: protein MSSDQTPPAVKDVSTQEARMGEGTDDRFNSTLREAFGSTPFILTKFDQFMNWVRGSSMFMLQFGIACCSIEMIATYAIKHDLDRFGAGVPRASPRQADVIIVPGTIVSKFAPRMKRVYDQMPEPKFVVSMGSCTISGGPFQEGYNVVKGAEEVIPVDIHVPGCPPRPEALVYGVAKLQERIANGESSPVTVKPYELEQFGDLDQDELVQHLADEIDEDDLVMRYNWDDSP from the coding sequence ATGAGTAGTGACCAGACACCACCAGCAGTGAAGGACGTATCGACCCAGGAAGCCCGGATGGGCGAGGGGACAGACGACCGGTTCAACTCCACGCTCCGTGAGGCGTTCGGCTCGACGCCGTTCATCCTCACCAAGTTCGACCAGTTCATGAACTGGGTCCGTGGCTCCTCGATGTTCATGCTGCAGTTCGGTATCGCCTGCTGTAGCATCGAGATGATCGCCACCTACGCTATCAAACACGACCTCGACCGCTTCGGCGCAGGTGTGCCACGGGCGTCGCCGCGACAGGCTGACGTCATCATCGTCCCGGGGACCATCGTCTCGAAGTTCGCCCCGCGCATGAAGCGGGTGTACGACCAGATGCCCGAGCCGAAGTTCGTCGTCTCGATGGGGTCGTGTACCATCTCCGGCGGGCCGTTCCAGGAAGGGTACAACGTCGTCAAGGGCGCCGAGGAGGTCATCCCGGTCGACATCCACGTCCCCGGTTGCCCACCGCGACCCGAAGCGCTCGTCTACGGCGTCGCCAAGCTTCAGGAGCGCATCGCCAACGGCGAGTCCTCGCCGGTGACGGTCAAGCCCTACGAGCTCGAACAGTTCGGCGACCTGGACCAGGACGAACTCGTCCAGCACCTCGCCGACGAAATCGACGAGGACGACCTCGTGATGCGGTACAACTGGGACGATTCGCCATGA
- a CDS encoding Mov34/MPN/PAD-1 family protein, which produces MGLFRSGEILGIAESALDFARAASEDTHPNEYMGLLRGDKARKVGLDRDGTVLTDVLVIPGTESDPVSATLKTNMVPNDMRAAGSIHSHPNGVLQPSDADLATFGRGDVHIIVGYPYGPGDWQAFDNDGEPVDLPVLDIDPPEETFFDFDQHDIDQELREEEWDS; this is translated from the coding sequence ATGGGGCTGTTTCGCTCGGGCGAGATTCTCGGTATCGCCGAGTCGGCACTGGACTTCGCGCGGGCCGCGTCCGAGGACACGCATCCGAACGAGTACATGGGACTGCTTCGGGGCGACAAGGCCCGAAAAGTCGGCCTGGACCGGGATGGGACCGTCCTGACGGACGTCCTCGTGATTCCGGGTACCGAGTCGGACCCGGTCAGTGCGACCCTCAAGACGAACATGGTGCCAAACGACATGCGCGCGGCGGGGTCGATTCACTCCCACCCCAACGGCGTCCTCCAGCCGAGCGACGCCGACCTGGCCACCTTCGGCCGGGGCGACGTCCACATCATCGTGGGGTATCCGTACGGACCCGGGGACTGGCAGGCCTTCGACAACGACGGCGAGCCGGTCGACCTGCCCGTACTGGACATCGACCCGCCCGAAGAGACGTTCTTCGACTTCGACCAGCACGACATCGACCAGGAACTGCGCGAGGAGGAGTGGGATTCGTGA
- a CDS encoding AIR carboxylase family protein, whose amino-acid sequence MTADSVQSIIDQLHEEAEMDRPNDETPDVGIIMGSDSDLPTMAGGKGKRPGAYAALADELGFEEQTDYTDAPDSRFTFETFVCSAHRTPDLMYAYAETAEDRGLDVIIAGAGGKSADLPNMTASIAYPLPVIGVPVQEKSVDSVIGMPQGAPITAVDAGKSFNAALTAVQILSRQHDELRDRLVDYHRGLQTDVGEVSRDLHELGTPGFKDQYWDAGE is encoded by the coding sequence ATGACCGCCGATAGCGTGCAGTCGATAATCGACCAGCTTCACGAGGAAGCCGAGATGGACCGTCCGAACGACGAGACGCCCGACGTCGGCATCATCATGGGTTCGGACTCGGACCTGCCGACGATGGCCGGCGGGAAGGGGAAACGACCGGGCGCCTACGCCGCGCTCGCGGACGAACTCGGCTTCGAGGAGCAGACCGACTACACCGATGCCCCCGATAGCCGCTTCACGTTCGAGACGTTCGTCTGCTCGGCCCACCGGACACCGGACCTGATGTACGCCTACGCGGAGACGGCCGAGGACCGCGGCCTCGACGTCATCATCGCGGGTGCGGGCGGCAAGTCGGCCGACCTGCCCAACATGACCGCCAGTATCGCCTATCCGCTGCCGGTCATCGGCGTTCCCGTCCAGGAGAAGTCCGTCGACTCAGTCATCGGGATGCCACAGGGCGCGCCCATCACGGCCGTCGACGCCGGGAAATCGTTCAACGCGGCGCTGACGGCGGTCCAGATACTCTCCCGACAACACGACGAACTGCGCGACCGGCTCGTCGACTATCATCGGGGGCTCCAGACCGATGTCGGCGAGGTCTCACGGGACCTCCACGAACTCGGGACGCCCGGGTTCAAAGACCAGTACTGGGACGCCGGCGAGTAA
- a CDS encoding pyridoxal phosphate-dependent aminotransferase: MTMDFASRVGRVEPSATLAISNKAAELEAEGKDVVDLSVGEPDFDTPENIKDAAKDALDAGHTGYTSSNGIPELKEAIAAKLHDDGLTQYDADNVIVTPGGKQALYEIFQTVIDDGDEVALLDPAWVSYEAMVKLAGGTLTRVDTAAHDFQLEGALDDLAEAVSDETELLVVNSPGNPHGAVYSEDALEGVRDLAVEHDITVISDEIYKEITYDGVEAVSLGTLDGMEDRTVTLNGFSKAYSMTGWRLGYFAGPEELVSQAGKVHSHSVSCAVNFVQHAGVEAITNTDEAVEEMRQAFAERREFLMGLFEDHGVHVPEPQGAFYMMPEIAPDGDDTEWCDKAISEAQVATVPGTAFGTPGYARISYANSKERLEEAVDRLAEHDLI, encoded by the coding sequence ATGACTATGGACTTCGCTTCACGGGTCGGACGTGTAGAGCCGAGTGCGACACTCGCGATAAGCAACAAGGCCGCCGAGCTGGAGGCCGAGGGCAAGGACGTGGTCGACCTGAGTGTCGGCGAACCGGACTTCGACACGCCCGAGAACATCAAGGACGCCGCCAAGGACGCCCTCGATGCGGGCCACACCGGGTACACCTCCTCGAACGGTATCCCGGAACTCAAAGAGGCCATCGCGGCGAAGCTCCACGACGACGGGCTGACCCAGTACGACGCTGACAACGTCATCGTCACGCCCGGCGGCAAGCAGGCCCTCTACGAGATATTCCAGACCGTCATCGACGACGGTGACGAGGTCGCCCTGCTGGACCCGGCGTGGGTCTCCTACGAGGCGATGGTGAAACTCGCCGGCGGCACCCTGACTCGCGTCGACACCGCGGCCCACGACTTCCAGCTCGAAGGAGCGCTCGACGACCTCGCCGAGGCCGTCTCGGACGAGACGGAACTGCTCGTCGTCAACTCACCGGGCAACCCCCACGGCGCGGTCTACTCCGAGGACGCGCTCGAAGGGGTCCGCGACCTCGCCGTCGAGCACGATATCACCGTCATCTCCGACGAGATTTACAAGGAGATAACTTACGACGGCGTCGAAGCCGTCTCGCTGGGGACGCTGGATGGGATGGAAGACCGAACGGTCACGCTCAACGGCTTCTCGAAGGCCTACTCGATGACCGGCTGGCGGCTCGGCTACTTCGCCGGACCCGAGGAGCTCGTCTCCCAAGCCGGGAAGGTCCACTCGCACTCGGTCTCCTGTGCGGTGAACTTCGTCCAGCACGCCGGCGTCGAGGCTATCACGAACACCGACGAGGCAGTCGAGGAGATGCGCCAGGCCTTCGCCGAGCGACGGGAGTTCCTGATGGGCCTGTTCGAGGACCACGGCGTCCACGTCCCGGAACCCCAGGGCGCGTTCTACATGATGCCCGAAATAGCGCCGGATGGAGACGACACCGAGTGGTGTGACAAGGCCATCTCGGAGGCACAGGTCGCGACCGTCCCGGGCACCGCCTTTGGCACGCCCGGCTACGCTCGCATCTCGTATGCCAACAGCAAGGAGCGACTCGAAGAAGCAGTCGACCGGCTGGCCGAACACGACCTTATCTAA
- a CDS encoding DHH family phosphoesterase yields MSSPTGTDDGAEAPEGGAIVYDLASGCTADDVDVGSRYRATVNGVVDYGVFVDLSDAVSGLVHDSNLQGSYEEGDQLVVELGEVRSDGDMSFEEVDVTEFETEHVAHGTAADVDGLADATGDTVVVEGQVVQIKQTGGPTIFQVRDGTGVVPCAAFEEAGVRAHPDVEIDDIVRVSGRAEERNGGVQVEVDALTRLDGEAADAVEATLDDALEAAAEPADIEPLVEWPAFEKLWEDLREVATELRKTVLEGRPIRMRHHADGDGLCASVPLQVALERFIADHYEDGDAPQHLLKRLPSKAPYYEMEDVTRDLNFALEDRTRHGQKLPMVLMLDNGSTEEDTPAYRNLRHYDIPVVVVDHHHPDPEAVEPLITEHVNPYLHDEDYRITTGMMCVELARMIAPDLSEELQHVPAVAGLSDRSEGEAMPDYLALAEEQGYDEGDLRDIGEALDYATHWLRYSSGEQLITDVLNVDCDDRQRHTELVDQLAQKAERDVDQQLDAAMEHVEHERLDNGAHLYQIDVENHAYRFTYPAPGKTTGEIHDAKVAETGDPVITIGYGPDFAVLRSDGVRLDIPQYVTELTEEVDGGGVSGGGHLVVGSIKFVKGMRGEVIDALVEKMADAEIDEELASSTALPDDV; encoded by the coding sequence ATGTCTTCGCCAACTGGCACCGACGACGGTGCCGAGGCTCCCGAGGGGGGAGCCATCGTCTACGATTTAGCGTCTGGCTGTACCGCTGACGACGTCGACGTCGGCTCGCGCTACCGGGCCACGGTCAACGGGGTCGTCGACTACGGGGTCTTCGTCGACCTCTCCGACGCCGTCTCCGGGCTCGTCCACGACTCAAACCTCCAGGGGTCCTACGAGGAGGGCGACCAGCTCGTCGTCGAACTGGGCGAGGTCCGCTCGGACGGCGACATGAGCTTCGAGGAGGTCGACGTGACGGAGTTCGAGACCGAACACGTCGCCCACGGGACCGCAGCCGACGTCGACGGACTCGCCGACGCGACGGGCGATACCGTCGTCGTCGAGGGACAGGTCGTCCAGATTAAACAGACCGGCGGGCCGACCATCTTCCAGGTCCGCGACGGCACCGGCGTCGTCCCGTGTGCCGCCTTCGAGGAGGCCGGCGTCCGTGCCCACCCCGACGTGGAAATCGACGACATCGTCCGGGTCTCCGGCCGGGCCGAGGAACGCAACGGCGGCGTTCAGGTGGAAGTGGACGCGCTGACGCGACTGGACGGCGAGGCGGCCGACGCGGTCGAAGCCACCCTCGACGACGCCCTCGAGGCGGCGGCCGAGCCCGCCGACATCGAGCCGCTCGTGGAGTGGCCTGCCTTCGAGAAGCTGTGGGAGGACCTCCGAGAAGTCGCCACTGAACTCCGAAAGACCGTCCTCGAGGGCCGCCCCATCCGGATGCGCCACCACGCCGACGGCGACGGCCTCTGTGCGAGCGTGCCGCTGCAGGTCGCCCTCGAACGGTTCATCGCGGACCACTACGAGGACGGCGACGCGCCCCAGCACCTCCTCAAGCGGCTGCCGAGCAAGGCACCCTATTACGAGATGGAGGACGTCACCCGAGACCTCAACTTCGCGCTGGAGGACCGCACCCGGCACGGCCAGAAGCTCCCGATGGTCTTGATGCTTGACAACGGCTCCACCGAGGAGGACACGCCGGCCTACCGGAACCTCCGTCACTACGACATCCCCGTGGTCGTCGTCGACCACCACCACCCGGACCCCGAGGCCGTCGAGCCGCTCATCACCGAGCACGTCAACCCCTACCTCCACGACGAGGACTACCGCATCACGACCGGGATGATGTGTGTCGAGCTGGCGCGGATGATCGCGCCCGACCTCTCCGAGGAACTCCAGCACGTCCCCGCCGTCGCCGGGCTCTCGGACCGCTCAGAGGGCGAGGCGATGCCGGACTATCTCGCGCTGGCAGAGGAGCAGGGGTACGACGAGGGCGACCTGCGCGACATCGGTGAGGCGCTCGACTATGCGACCCACTGGCTGCGCTACAGCTCGGGCGAACAGCTCATCACCGACGTGCTCAACGTCGACTGTGACGACCGACAGCGCCACACCGAGCTCGTCGACCAGCTGGCCCAGAAGGCCGAACGCGACGTCGACCAGCAACTCGACGCCGCGATGGAACACGTAGAGCACGAACGCCTGGACAACGGCGCCCACCTCTACCAGATCGACGTCGAGAACCACGCCTACCGCTTTACCTACCCCGCACCCGGGAAGACGACCGGTGAGATTCACGACGCGAAGGTCGCCGAGACCGGCGACCCCGTCATCACTATCGGCTACGGCCCCGACTTCGCGGTCCTCCGGTCTGACGGCGTCCGGCTCGACATCCCACAGTACGTGACGGAACTGACCGAGGAGGTCGACGGCGGCGGCGTGAGCGGCGGCGGCCACCTCGTCGTCGGCTCCATCAAGTTCGTCAAAGGGATGCGCGGCGAGGTCATCGACGCGCTGGTCGAGAAGATGGCAGACGCCGAAATCGACGAGGAACTGGCCAGTTCGACGGCGCTGCCCGACGACGTCTGA
- a CDS encoding adenylyltransferase/cytidyltransferase family protein, which produces MTPVVAQGTFDLLHPGHVHYLRDAAEMGEELHVIIARSENVTHKAPPVVPDQQRREMVAALKPVDEAHLGHPEDIFVPIERIDPDVIALGYDQHHDEERLQAALSERGIDCEIRRASPLDRDDPERLLSTGRIIDRILEERTD; this is translated from the coding sequence GTGACCCCCGTCGTCGCGCAGGGCACCTTCGACCTGCTCCATCCCGGCCACGTCCACTATCTGCGGGACGCCGCCGAGATGGGCGAGGAGCTACACGTCATCATCGCCCGCTCTGAGAACGTCACGCACAAGGCGCCACCGGTGGTGCCCGACCAGCAGCGCCGGGAGATGGTGGCGGCGCTGAAACCCGTCGACGAGGCCCACCTGGGCCACCCCGAGGACATCTTCGTCCCCATCGAGCGCATCGACCCGGACGTCATCGCGCTGGGGTACGACCAGCACCACGACGAGGAGCGCCTGCAAGCGGCGCTCTCCGAGCGCGGTATCGACTGCGAGATTCGCCGGGCGAGCCCGCTGGACAGGGACGACCCCGAGCGGCTGCTCTCGACCGGGCGTATCATCGACCGGATTCTCGAAGAGCGGACCGACTAG
- a CDS encoding NADH-quinone oxidoreductase subunit A has protein sequence MSNPWIAIGALAVVALAIPISMMVVSSLLRPSVPEQGKTATYESGEVPTGSSQKIKFNIQYYMVALLFVVFDIETVLIFPWTVIYRDAVSAVGMTRALLPMVAFIGILAVGLGWAWRNGAVRWVRSSRATKGADTYE, from the coding sequence ATGAGTAATCCATGGATTGCCATCGGTGCGCTCGCCGTCGTAGCCCTCGCGATACCCATCTCTATGATGGTCGTCTCGAGCCTGCTGCGACCGAGCGTCCCCGAACAAGGCAAAACCGCCACCTACGAGTCCGGCGAGGTGCCGACTGGCAGCAGCCAGAAGATCAAGTTCAATATCCAGTACTACATGGTCGCGCTGCTGTTCGTCGTCTTCGACATCGAGACCGTCCTCATCTTCCCGTGGACGGTCATTTACCGCGACGCCGTGAGCGCGGTCGGGATGACGAGAGCGCTCCTGCCGATGGTCGCCTTCATCGGTATCCTCGCCGTCGGACTCGGCTGGGCATGGCGCAACGGTGCAGTCAGATGGGTGCGCAGTTCGCGCGCCACGAAGGGGGCAGACACGTATGAGTAG
- a CDS encoding HEAT repeat domain-containing protein, with product MSNGDDETADSEAADEETSDVPDTTVTAEELQERLDEAKQELEAAETEAALDGVEERLDSIESDVEGLPEPDEDDDEAEDPAEEIESRLSDLRDDLEAQRGPYAEDVVGILEDAQTTLTDSEWTDDGEEDALAAVESFLAEVADYAEAEAGDSPADAADALGTVAEVIEAESLDPDADDDSIAELLAAAEGLEEDLEAAEVWGDLTVQEQLDAKGFYDILTNENRKDFPPEWNAAKLHAREGNLELVLYAFDKLGSDFMEEYFLDIFYHLGSDAEPAFEKMHELAQKRNKGPIEVLGKIGDDRACETLHEFIEDDGDPALQKVTLRSLGAIGSETSVQPVANRLAAESDEVRSVAARALGLLGDTRAVEPLADVLEGDDSDEVRASAAWALRQIGTEEALEEAAKYTDDRAYLVQSEAEKAAGA from the coding sequence ATGAGCAACGGGGACGACGAGACGGCGGACTCAGAGGCCGCCGACGAGGAAACCAGCGACGTGCCTGACACGACGGTCACCGCCGAGGAGCTCCAGGAACGGCTCGACGAGGCCAAACAGGAACTCGAAGCGGCCGAGACCGAGGCCGCTCTGGACGGCGTCGAGGAGCGCCTCGACAGCATCGAGAGCGACGTCGAAGGGCTCCCGGAACCGGACGAGGACGACGATGAGGCCGAGGACCCGGCCGAGGAAATCGAATCGCGCCTCTCCGACCTTCGGGACGACCTCGAAGCGCAGCGCGGCCCATACGCCGAGGACGTCGTCGGGATTCTCGAAGACGCACAGACGACCCTCACCGACAGCGAGTGGACCGACGACGGCGAGGAAGACGCCCTCGCCGCCGTCGAATCGTTCCTCGCCGAGGTGGCCGACTACGCGGAGGCCGAGGCCGGCGACAGTCCCGCCGACGCGGCCGACGCACTGGGTACCGTCGCCGAGGTCATCGAGGCAGAGTCGCTCGACCCGGACGCAGACGATGACAGTATCGCCGAGCTGCTGGCCGCTGCCGAAGGACTGGAAGAGGACCTCGAAGCCGCCGAGGTCTGGGGCGACCTTACCGTCCAGGAACAGCTCGACGCCAAGGGGTTCTACGACATCCTGACCAACGAGAACCGGAAGGACTTCCCGCCCGAGTGGAACGCCGCCAAGCTCCACGCCAGGGAGGGCAACCTCGAACTCGTCCTCTATGCGTTCGACAAGCTGGGCTCGGACTTCATGGAGGAGTACTTCCTCGACATCTTCTACCATCTCGGCAGCGACGCCGAACCGGCCTTCGAGAAGATGCACGAGCTGGCCCAGAAGCGCAACAAGGGTCCAATCGAAGTGCTCGGGAAGATCGGCGACGACCGTGCCTGCGAGACGCTCCACGAGTTCATCGAGGACGACGGCGACCCCGCGCTCCAGAAGGTCACGCTCCGCTCGCTGGGCGCCATCGGGAGTGAAACGTCGGTCCAGCCGGTCGCGAACCGCCTCGCGGCGGAGAGCGACGAAGTCCGCTCGGTTGCGGCGCGCGCGCTGGGCCTGCTGGGAGACACCCGCGCCGTCGAGCCCCTGGCCGACGTCCTCGAAGGGGACGACAGCGACGAGGTCCGGGCCTCTGCCGCGTGGGCGCTCCGCCAGATCGGTACCGAAGAGGCCCTCGAGGAGGCTGCCAAGTACACCGACGACCGCGCGTATCTCGTCCAGTCAGAGGCCGAGAAGGCAGCCGGCGCGTAA
- a CDS encoding phospholipase D-like domain-containing protein, with the protein MQFRRLLVAVLVCCGLVTTGFVGPLPAAGDTPESLAGPATLAAESSGTQNTRPAIHAIYPDPVRGGDRGEFVVLALPNGTALGRFALTDGDTSAALPNRTMSGRVAVTDAPESIRNLTDYPVVGVDSAPALANGGDSVRLIRNDTTVANVRYSDVEEGELGVVDGSSLRWRPLGATDRPVVTGGPGTVRAFTLPDAPQAPLAPIRNASARVYLAGYTLTSERVADALIAAQRRGAEVRVLLEGEPVGGRTRVEASTLDRLSEAGIEVRVLAGPRARYRYHHAKYAVADDHAVVLTENWKPAGTGGKSSRGWGVTTNQSRVVSGLAETFRADAGWRDAVAWADYREGRSFQRGESANGSYRSRFDATTVPVERTELLVTPDNAQRSLVAEIDAADDSIDVIQPTVGGWEEPLMRALRRAAKRGVEVRLLLSSAWYVREENRKTVERFNAWADRTDSPLTAKVADSGDRYAKIHAKGAIVDGDRVVLGSLNWNEQAATVNREVLVVLHGTAVADYFGRVFERDWNGGKPSLPLGIAAAVLGALVVAGLAARRVRFTA; encoded by the coding sequence ATGCAATTTCGCCGTCTGCTCGTCGCCGTTCTCGTCTGCTGTGGGCTCGTGACCACCGGGTTCGTCGGCCCGCTCCCGGCCGCTGGCGACACCCCGGAATCACTGGCCGGGCCGGCTACCCTGGCCGCGGAATCGTCCGGGACCCAGAACACCCGCCCGGCCATCCACGCTATCTATCCGGACCCCGTCCGGGGCGGCGACCGCGGCGAGTTCGTCGTGCTCGCGCTCCCGAACGGCACCGCGCTCGGTCGCTTTGCGCTCACCGACGGCGACACGTCGGCGGCGCTCCCGAACCGAACGATGAGCGGCCGGGTCGCCGTGACCGACGCTCCAGAGAGCATCCGGAACCTCACTGACTATCCCGTCGTCGGGGTGGACAGCGCGCCGGCACTCGCAAACGGCGGTGACAGCGTCCGACTCATCCGGAACGATACCACCGTGGCGAACGTTCGCTACAGCGACGTCGAGGAGGGGGAACTGGGTGTCGTCGATGGGTCGTCGTTACGCTGGCGACCGCTCGGTGCGACCGACCGCCCCGTCGTCACAGGCGGCCCCGGCACAGTTCGGGCGTTCACGCTCCCGGACGCGCCGCAGGCTCCGCTCGCGCCGATACGGAACGCGTCCGCTCGTGTCTACCTCGCCGGCTACACGCTCACTTCGGAGCGGGTCGCCGACGCACTCATCGCCGCACAGCGGCGGGGCGCCGAGGTTCGGGTGCTGTTGGAGGGCGAGCCCGTTGGCGGGCGTACCCGCGTCGAGGCGAGCACGCTGGACCGACTCAGCGAGGCCGGTATCGAGGTTCGGGTCCTCGCCGGCCCGCGGGCGCGCTATCGCTACCATCACGCGAAGTACGCCGTCGCCGACGACCACGCGGTCGTCCTGACCGAGAACTGGAAGCCAGCGGGAACGGGCGGGAAGAGCAGTCGCGGCTGGGGCGTGACGACGAACCAGTCCCGGGTCGTCTCGGGGCTAGCCGAGACCTTCCGGGCTGACGCCGGCTGGCGCGACGCCGTGGCGTGGGCGGACTACCGCGAGGGGCGGTCGTTCCAGCGCGGGGAGTCGGCAAACGGCAGCTACCGGTCACGGTTCGACGCGACGACGGTCCCGGTCGAGCGGACCGAACTACTGGTGACACCTGACAACGCCCAGCGCTCGCTCGTCGCCGAAATCGACGCCGCCGACGACTCAATCGACGTGATTCAGCCGACCGTCGGCGGCTGGGAGGAACCCCTCATGCGGGCGCTCCGGCGGGCCGCGAAACGCGGTGTCGAGGTCCGGCTCCTCCTGAGTTCGGCGTGGTACGTCCGCGAAGAGAACCGGAAGACGGTCGAGCGGTTCAACGCGTGGGCCGACCGGACGGACTCGCCCCTGACGGCGAAAGTGGCTGACTCGGGGGACCGTTACGCGAAGATACACGCGAAGGGCGCGATAGTCGACGGCGACCGCGTCGTCCTGGGGAGCCTGAACTGGAACGAGCAGGCCGCGACGGTGAACCGCGAGGTACTGGTCGTGTTACACGGCACCGCCGTCGCCGACTACTTCGGGCGCGTGTTCGAGCGGGACTGGAACGGTGGCAAGCCGTCCCTCCCGCTGGGCATCGCGGCCGCCGTTCTGGGGGCACTGGTGGTCGCCGGCCTGGCCGCTCGGCGGGTGCGATTCACGGCCTAA
- the ribH gene encoding 6,7-dimethyl-8-ribityllumazine synthase encodes MVQLGLVVAQYDKHGDVIDAMHESARAAAEDAGATIAETLSVPGAYDTPLPADRLARREDIDAVAVLGVVIEGDTDHDKVITEAAAGGLTDVSLERDTPVTLGIIGPGMSKDEAEARTHKGGSAVTSAIELAKL; translated from the coding sequence ATGGTGCAGCTCGGACTGGTCGTCGCTCAGTACGACAAACATGGGGACGTAATCGACGCGATGCACGAGTCGGCACGCGCGGCCGCCGAGGACGCGGGCGCGACCATCGCCGAGACGCTCTCGGTCCCCGGGGCCTACGACACGCCGCTTCCGGCCGACCGGCTAGCGCGGCGTGAGGATATCGACGCCGTCGCGGTGCTGGGCGTCGTCATCGAGGGCGACACGGACCACGACAAGGTCATCACCGAGGCCGCCGCTGGGGGGCTGACAGACGTCTCCCTCGAACGGGACACTCCCGTTACGCTGGGCATCATCGGGCCGGGCATGAGCAAGGACGAAGCCGAGGCCCGAACCCACAAAGGTGGGTCGGCCGTCACGAGCGCCATCGAACTCGCAAAACTATGA